A genomic region of Mycobacteriales bacterium contains the following coding sequences:
- the dnaN gene encoding DNA polymerase III subunit beta: protein MRFRVERDALADAVAWSARTLPQRPQLPVLAGLRLDVAGGELTVSGFDYEVSTRIELPVEVSEGGQALVSGRLLAEITRSLPSAPVELATDGSRVVVTCGTARFTLATLPLEEYPTLPDLPPVAGTVGSDVFAAAVLSVAVAAGRDDTLPVLTGIRVEIDGDRLTLAATDRYRLAVRELRWQPGDTSLSATALVPARTLAETARSLTSGAQVTVALGTGSTGGVGAGTTADGMVGFVGGSRRTTTRLLDGEFPKYRALLPSESSAQAQVETAALVEAVKRVSLVAARNAPVRLTFSAEGLVLEAGGLDDAQASEALPASYEGDDMTIAFNPTYLLDGLGAIDSDTAHFAFTAPTKPAVLTGKQAGEGVDGGDYRYLLMPVRLSG from the coding sequence ATGAGGTTCCGAGTCGAGCGCGACGCTCTGGCCGATGCTGTGGCGTGGTCGGCGCGCACGCTGCCCCAACGTCCCCAGCTGCCCGTGCTGGCAGGTCTTCGCCTCGACGTGGCCGGCGGCGAGCTGACCGTCTCCGGTTTCGACTACGAGGTGTCGACCCGGATAGAGCTCCCGGTGGAGGTGTCCGAGGGCGGCCAGGCACTCGTGTCCGGCCGGTTGCTCGCCGAGATCACTCGCAGCTTGCCGAGCGCACCGGTCGAGCTGGCCACCGATGGCTCACGGGTCGTCGTCACGTGTGGCACGGCGCGGTTCACGCTGGCGACGTTGCCGCTGGAGGAGTACCCCACGCTGCCCGATCTGCCGCCAGTGGCTGGCACCGTGGGCAGCGACGTGTTCGCAGCTGCGGTCTTGTCGGTGGCGGTGGCGGCGGGCCGTGACGACACGTTGCCCGTGCTCACCGGCATCCGGGTGGAGATCGACGGCGACCGGTTGACGCTGGCCGCGACCGACCGCTACCGGCTCGCGGTGCGTGAGCTGCGCTGGCAGCCGGGCGACACGTCGTTGTCGGCGACCGCGCTGGTGCCGGCCCGCACGCTGGCGGAGACCGCACGATCCCTGACGTCGGGTGCTCAGGTGACGGTCGCGCTCGGCACCGGTTCGACCGGAGGGGTCGGTGCCGGCACGACGGCCGACGGGATGGTCGGGTTCGTCGGCGGTTCCCGGCGTACGACGACCCGGCTGCTCGACGGGGAGTTCCCGAAGTACCGCGCGCTGCTGCCCAGCGAGTCATCGGCGCAGGCCCAGGTCGAGACGGCCGCACTCGTCGAGGCCGTGAAGCGGGTTTCGCTGGTGGCCGCTCGCAATGCACCGGTGCGCCTGACGTTCTCGGCCGAGGGCCTGGTGCTCGAGGCCGGCGGGCTCGACGACGCCCAGGCGTCCGAGGCCCTGCCGGCGAGCTATGAGGGCGACGACATGACGATCGCCTTCAACCCGACCTACCTGCTCGACGGGCTCGGTGCGATCGACTCCGATACGGCGCACTTCGCCTTCACGGCACCGACGAAGCCGGCCGTGCTGACCGGCAAGCAGGCCGGCGAGGGTGTCGACGGCGGTGACTACCGCTACCTGCTCATGCCCGTGCGGCTGTCGGGGTGA
- the gnd gene encoding decarboxylating 6-phosphogluconate dehydrogenase — protein MSTAAMTLGMVGLGRMGANMAERLRRAGHTVVGYDRAAGSRDVDSLEGLVAALPTPRVVWVMVPAGDPTYQTVETLGQLLDAGDVVVDGGNSRYLDDIRHAEQLAESGIGFVDCGVSGGIWGLDEGYALMCGGADEHVALLRPVFEALKPPGDYGFVHAGSVGAGHFAKMVHNGIEYGVMQAYAEGFELLETAELVTDVREVFRSWRTGTVIRSWLLDLLVRALDEDEHLDELQGFAQDSGEGRWTVQAAVDHAVPLPVITAALYARFASRQDDSPAMKAIAALRNQFGGHPVTAAAGSHERGADAPGADADGRGRPEQHAR, from the coding sequence ATGTCGACGGCGGCGATGACGCTCGGCATGGTCGGGCTCGGCCGGATGGGCGCCAACATGGCCGAGCGGTTGCGGCGCGCCGGTCACACGGTCGTCGGCTATGACCGGGCGGCGGGCAGCCGCGACGTCGACTCCCTCGAGGGGCTCGTTGCGGCGTTGCCGACTCCGCGGGTGGTGTGGGTCATGGTGCCGGCGGGCGATCCGACCTACCAGACCGTCGAGACTCTTGGGCAGCTGCTCGACGCAGGTGACGTCGTGGTCGACGGTGGCAACTCGCGCTATCTCGACGACATCCGGCACGCGGAGCAGCTCGCCGAGTCTGGCATCGGTTTTGTCGACTGCGGAGTCAGCGGCGGCATCTGGGGTCTCGACGAGGGCTACGCGCTGATGTGCGGCGGCGCTGACGAGCACGTCGCGCTGCTGCGGCCGGTCTTCGAGGCGCTCAAGCCGCCGGGAGACTACGGGTTCGTGCATGCCGGATCCGTCGGCGCCGGGCACTTCGCGAAGATGGTGCACAACGGCATCGAGTACGGCGTCATGCAGGCCTACGCCGAAGGGTTCGAGCTGCTCGAGACCGCCGAGCTCGTCACCGACGTCCGCGAGGTCTTTCGGTCCTGGCGCACCGGCACGGTCATCCGCTCCTGGCTGCTCGACCTGTTGGTCCGGGCGCTCGACGAGGACGAGCATCTCGACGAGCTGCAGGGTTTCGCCCAGGACTCCGGTGAGGGTCGCTGGACCGTGCAGGCAGCGGTCGACCACGCCGTACCCCTGCCGGTCATCACCGCCGCGCTCTACGCCCGGTTCGCGTCCCGTCAGGACGACTCCCCGGCGATGAAGGCCATTGCGGCGCTGCGCAACCAGTTCGGCGGGCACCCCGTCACCGCGGCCGCCGGCTCGCACGAGCGCGGGGCCGACGCGCCCGGTGCCGACGCCGACGGCCGTGGCCGCCCCGAGCAGCACGCGCGCTAG
- the gyrA gene encoding DNA gyrase subunit A has translation MTEVTTPPPGGPADRVEPVDIQVEMSRSYLDYAMSVIVGRALPDVRDGLKPVHRRVLYAMYDGGYRPDRGYVKCSRVVGDVMGNYHPHGDSAIYDTLVRLAQPWSMREPLVDGNGNFGSQGDDPPAAMRYTESRLAPLAMEMLRDIDQETVDFVPNYDGRAQEPLVLPSRIPNLLVNGSAGIAVGMATNIPPHNLREVASGVQWYLDNPAATDEELLAALMQRIQGPDFPTGSLIVGRDGIEEAYRTGRGSVRMRAVVEIDEDRRGRPILVVTELPYQVNKDALLRKIGELVDEGRVQGIAELADEGSTRTGLRLVVTLKRDAVPRVVLNNLYKHTQLQDTFGCNMVSLVDGVPRTLNVAQMVRYYVEHQIEVIVRRTRYQLRKAEERAHILRALLKALDALDEVIALIRNAESADAARSQLMDFLEIDELQATAILDMQLRRLAALERQRIIDEYAELTERIADLNAILESPSRQRQIIGTELGEIVEKYGKDRLTRIVPYEGDMSLEDLIAQEDVVVTISRTGYAKRTKTALYRSQKRGGKGVQGASLREDDIVDHFFVTSTHNWILFFTNKGRVYRAKAHELPELTRAARGQHVANILAFQPDEKIASVMDIHDYGVAPYLVLATKRGLVKKTPLTDFDSNRSGGLIAINLRDDDELISAALVAADDDMLLVSRGAHSIRFHADDDTLRPMGRATSGVIGMRFAEGDELLAMEVIRDEDGDVLVATDGGYAKRTRITEYPVQGRGGKGVLTAKIVAKRGELVGAMVVHNDEEIYAITSSGGVIRTQAREVRRAQRQTMGVRLINLPEGDTVVAVARNAEPEDGDDS, from the coding sequence GTGACCGAGGTGACCACCCCGCCGCCGGGCGGGCCCGCCGACCGCGTCGAGCCGGTCGACATCCAGGTCGAGATGAGCCGCAGCTATCTCGACTACGCGATGTCGGTCATCGTCGGTCGCGCGCTGCCGGACGTGCGCGACGGGTTGAAGCCGGTGCACCGCCGGGTGCTCTACGCCATGTACGACGGCGGCTACCGGCCCGATCGCGGTTACGTGAAGTGCTCGCGCGTCGTCGGTGACGTCATGGGCAACTACCACCCGCACGGCGACAGCGCGATCTACGACACCCTCGTCCGGCTCGCGCAGCCGTGGTCGATGCGCGAGCCGCTGGTCGACGGCAACGGCAACTTCGGATCACAGGGCGACGACCCGCCGGCGGCGATGCGCTACACCGAGTCGCGGCTCGCCCCGCTGGCCATGGAGATGCTGCGGGATATCGACCAGGAGACGGTCGACTTCGTCCCCAACTACGACGGGCGCGCGCAGGAGCCGCTAGTTCTGCCGAGCCGCATCCCCAACCTGCTCGTCAACGGTTCGGCCGGCATTGCGGTCGGGATGGCCACCAACATCCCGCCGCACAACCTGCGCGAGGTCGCCTCGGGCGTGCAGTGGTACCTCGACAACCCCGCGGCCACCGACGAGGAGCTGCTCGCGGCGCTGATGCAGCGCATCCAGGGTCCCGACTTCCCGACCGGCTCGCTCATCGTCGGCCGCGACGGCATCGAGGAGGCCTACCGCACCGGTCGCGGCTCGGTGCGCATGCGCGCCGTCGTCGAGATCGACGAGGATCGGCGGGGTCGCCCGATCCTGGTCGTCACCGAGCTGCCCTACCAGGTCAACAAGGACGCGTTGCTGCGCAAGATCGGTGAGCTGGTCGACGAGGGCCGCGTCCAGGGCATCGCCGAGCTGGCCGACGAGGGTTCGACCCGCACCGGTCTGCGGCTCGTCGTGACGCTCAAGCGCGACGCCGTCCCCCGGGTCGTCCTCAACAACCTCTACAAGCACACCCAGCTGCAGGACACCTTCGGCTGCAACATGGTGTCGCTCGTCGACGGCGTCCCGCGCACGCTCAACGTCGCGCAGATGGTGCGCTACTACGTCGAGCACCAGATCGAGGTCATCGTCCGGCGCACGCGCTACCAGCTGCGCAAGGCGGAGGAGCGCGCGCACATCCTGCGGGCGCTGCTCAAGGCGCTCGACGCGCTCGACGAGGTCATCGCGCTGATCCGCAACGCGGAGTCGGCCGACGCCGCCCGCAGCCAGCTCATGGACTTCCTCGAGATCGACGAGCTGCAGGCGACCGCGATCCTCGACATGCAGCTGCGCCGGCTCGCCGCCCTCGAGCGGCAGCGGATTATCGACGAGTACGCCGAGCTGACCGAGCGCATCGCCGACCTCAACGCGATCCTCGAGTCGCCGAGCCGGCAGCGTCAGATCATCGGCACCGAGCTCGGCGAGATCGTCGAGAAGTACGGCAAGGACCGGCTGACCCGGATCGTGCCCTACGAGGGCGACATGTCCCTCGAGGACCTGATCGCCCAGGAAGACGTCGTCGTCACGATCAGCCGTACCGGCTACGCCAAGCGCACCAAGACCGCGCTCTACCGGTCGCAGAAGCGTGGGGGCAAGGGCGTGCAGGGCGCATCGCTGCGCGAGGACGACATCGTCGACCACTTCTTCGTGACGTCGACGCACAACTGGATCCTGTTCTTCACGAACAAGGGCCGGGTCTACCGGGCGAAGGCGCACGAGCTGCCGGAGCTGACGCGGGCCGCGCGCGGCCAGCACGTGGCGAACATCCTGGCGTTCCAGCCCGACGAGAAGATCGCGTCGGTGATGGACATCCACGACTACGGCGTGGCGCCCTACTTGGTGCTCGCCACCAAGCGCGGCTTGGTGAAGAAGACGCCGCTCACCGACTTCGACTCCAACCGCAGCGGCGGGCTGATCGCCATCAACCTGCGCGACGACGACGAGCTGATCTCCGCGGCGCTGGTCGCCGCCGACGACGACATGCTGCTCGTCAGCCGGGGCGCGCACTCCATCCGCTTCCACGCCGACGACGACACCTTGCGGCCGATGGGGCGCGCGACCAGTGGTGTCATCGGCATGCGGTTCGCCGAGGGTGACGAACTGCTTGCCATGGAGGTCATCAGGGACGAGGACGGTGACGTGCTCGTCGCGACCGACGGCGGTTATGCCAAGCGCACCCGGATCACCGAGTACCCCGTGCAGGGGCGAGGTGGCAAGGGCGTGCTCACCGCGAAGATCGTGGCCAAGCGCGGCGAGCTCGTGGGCGCGATGGTCGTGCACAACGACGAGGAGATCTACGCCATCACCTCCTCCGGTGGCGTCATCCGCACCCAGGCGCGAGAGGTACGCCGTGCCCAGCGCCAGACCATGGGGGTGCGGTTGATCAACTTGCCCGAAGGTGACACGGTCGTGGCAGTTGCCCGTAATGCCGAGCCCGAGGACGGCGACGACTCGTGA
- the recF gene encoding DNA replication/repair protein RecF codes for MHLAHLSLVDFRSYASAEVALDPGVTTFVGPNGQGKTNLIEAIGYLATLDSHRVSTDAALVRLGAERAYVRVAAVRDGRTALVEIEINPGKANRAQVNRSPVSRPREVLGLVRTVLFAPEDLALVKGDPAERRRFLDDLLVSRAPRLAGVRADYDRVLRQRNALLKSAGAARRGGGFDLSTLDTWDAHLARTGGELLAQRLQLVESLRPLVDKSYAAVSAGGGPTSLDYRSSLGEQAVLRPDREALAAAITDELRERRNDELARGLTLVGPHRDELLLGIGELPARGYASHGESWSLALALRLAAYDLLTDDGSEPVLLLDDVFAELDVARRTRLAELVAGAEQVLITAAVADDVPAALAGARYDVSAGGVHRAT; via the coding sequence ATGCACCTCGCCCACCTGTCACTCGTCGACTTCCGGTCCTACGCGTCGGCCGAGGTCGCGCTGGACCCCGGCGTCACGACGTTCGTCGGACCCAACGGGCAGGGCAAGACCAACCTGATCGAGGCGATCGGTTATCTCGCCACGCTCGACAGCCATCGGGTGAGCACCGATGCGGCGCTCGTGCGTCTCGGCGCCGAGCGTGCTTACGTCCGGGTCGCCGCCGTGCGCGACGGGCGTACGGCGCTGGTCGAGATCGAGATCAATCCCGGCAAAGCCAACCGGGCGCAGGTCAACCGTTCTCCGGTGTCACGGCCGCGCGAGGTGCTCGGGCTGGTGCGCACCGTGCTTTTCGCGCCGGAGGACCTGGCACTGGTCAAGGGGGATCCGGCCGAGCGGCGCCGCTTCCTCGACGACCTGCTGGTGAGTCGCGCTCCACGGCTGGCCGGGGTGCGGGCCGACTACGATCGCGTGCTCCGACAGCGCAACGCGTTGCTGAAGTCCGCCGGAGCGGCCCGGCGCGGCGGCGGGTTCGATCTCAGCACGCTCGACACCTGGGACGCGCACCTGGCCCGCACCGGAGGCGAGCTGCTCGCGCAGCGGCTGCAGCTGGTCGAGAGCCTGCGACCGCTGGTCGACAAGTCCTACGCGGCGGTGTCGGCCGGCGGCGGCCCGACGAGCCTGGACTACCGCTCCTCGCTCGGTGAGCAGGCCGTGCTGCGCCCGGACCGGGAGGCTCTGGCAGCGGCCATCACCGACGAGCTGCGCGAGCGTCGGAACGACGAGCTGGCGCGCGGGCTGACCCTGGTCGGCCCGCATCGCGACGAGCTGCTGCTGGGCATCGGTGAGCTGCCGGCGCGCGGCTACGCCAGCCACGGCGAGTCGTGGTCGCTGGCCTTGGCGCTGCGACTCGCGGCCTACGACCTGCTGACCGACGACGGCAGCGAACCCGTGTTGCTGCTCGACGACGTCTTCGCCGAGCTCGACGTCGCCCGGCGTACACGTCTGGCCGAGCTGGTCGCGGGCGCCGAGCAGGTGCTGATCACGGCGGCCGTCGCCGACGACGTTCCTGCCGCACTCGCCGGTGCCCGTTACGACGTCTCTGCCGGAGGTGTCCACCGTGCCACGTGA
- the gyrB gene encoding DNA topoisomerase (ATP-hydrolyzing) subunit B: MSYDAKSITVLEGLEAVRKRPGMYIGSTGERGLHHLVYEVVDNAVDEALAGYCDAVHVTLLADGGVRCIDNGRGIPVDRHPVEKRPAVEVVLTTLHAGGKFDGQSYAVSGGLHGVGVSVVNALSTRLDVDIRRDGHVWTQTYLRSRPDRPLHKGAPTLETGTTVTFWADPDIFETTVYSYETLSRRLQEMAFLNRGLKITLRDEREEEPYETVYEYKGGIEDFVRYLNAAKTPVHKSVVAFGDEKDGMAVEVAMQWNDSYSESVYTFANTINTHEGGTHEEGFRAALTSIINRYARENKLLKDKDDNLTGDDVREGLTAIISVKLAQPQFEGQTKTKLGNTEAKSFVQKVVNDWLKDWLDRNPGEAKDIITKASSAARARIAARQARDLIRRKTLLGSSSLPGKLADCQSTDPRESEIYVVEGDSAGGSAKGGRDPKFQAILPIRGKIINVEKARIDRVLKNTEVQSMIQALGCGIHDEFEIEKLRYHKIILMADADVDGQHIRTLLLTLLFRFMKPLIEAGHVYLAQPPLYKLKWSKDDFDYVYSDRERDGLIATRQESGSKKQPEVQRFKGLGEMNADELWETTMNPEKRILLQVTLDDAAQADELFSVLMGEDVESRREFIQRNAKDVRFLDI; encoded by the coding sequence GTGTCCTACGACGCCAAGTCCATCACCGTCCTCGAAGGCCTGGAAGCGGTCCGCAAGCGACCGGGCATGTACATCGGCTCGACCGGCGAGCGGGGTCTGCACCACCTCGTCTACGAGGTGGTCGACAACGCCGTCGACGAGGCGCTCGCCGGCTACTGCGACGCCGTCCACGTGACGCTGCTCGCCGACGGCGGGGTGCGGTGCATCGACAACGGCCGCGGTATTCCCGTCGACCGCCACCCGGTCGAGAAGCGGCCCGCCGTCGAGGTGGTGCTGACCACGCTGCACGCCGGTGGCAAGTTCGACGGCCAGTCCTACGCCGTGTCCGGAGGCCTGCACGGCGTAGGTGTCTCCGTCGTCAACGCGCTGTCGACCCGGCTCGACGTCGACATCCGCCGCGACGGCCACGTCTGGACGCAGACCTACCTGCGCAGCCGGCCGGACCGCCCGCTGCACAAGGGCGCGCCGACCCTCGAGACGGGCACGACCGTCACGTTCTGGGCCGACCCCGACATCTTCGAGACGACGGTCTACTCCTACGAGACGCTCTCGCGCCGGCTGCAGGAGATGGCGTTCCTCAACCGCGGGCTGAAGATCACCCTGCGCGACGAGCGTGAGGAGGAGCCCTACGAGACCGTCTACGAGTACAAGGGCGGCATCGAGGACTTCGTCCGTTACCTCAACGCCGCCAAGACCCCGGTCCACAAGTCGGTCGTCGCCTTCGGCGACGAGAAGGACGGCATGGCCGTCGAGGTCGCGATGCAGTGGAACGACTCCTACAGCGAGTCGGTCTACACCTTCGCCAACACCATCAACACCCACGAGGGCGGCACCCACGAGGAGGGTTTCCGCGCGGCGCTCACCTCGATCATCAACCGCTACGCGCGCGAGAACAAGCTGCTCAAGGACAAGGACGACAACCTCACCGGCGACGACGTCCGCGAGGGCCTGACCGCCATCATCTCGGTCAAGCTGGCCCAGCCGCAGTTCGAGGGGCAGACCAAGACCAAGCTCGGCAACACCGAGGCCAAGTCGTTCGTGCAGAAGGTCGTCAACGACTGGCTGAAGGACTGGCTCGACCGCAACCCCGGCGAGGCCAAGGACATCATCACCAAGGCGTCGTCGGCCGCCCGCGCCCGCATCGCGGCGCGCCAGGCGCGCGACCTCATCCGGCGCAAGACGCTGCTCGGCTCCTCGTCACTGCCCGGCAAGCTCGCCGACTGCCAGTCGACCGACCCGCGCGAGAGCGAGATCTACGTCGTCGAAGGCGACTCCGCGGGTGGCTCGGCCAAGGGTGGTCGTGACCCGAAGTTCCAGGCGATCCTGCCGATCCGCGGCAAGATCATCAACGTCGAGAAGGCGCGCATCGACCGGGTGCTGAAGAACACCGAGGTCCAGTCGATGATCCAGGCTCTCGGCTGCGGCATCCACGACGAGTTCGAGATCGAGAAGCTGCGCTATCACAAGATCATCCTGATGGCCGACGCTGACGTCGACGGCCAGCACATCCGCACCCTGCTGCTGACCCTGCTGTTCCGCTTCATGAAGCCGCTGATCGAGGCCGGCCACGTCTACCTCGCCCAGCCGCCGCTGTACAAGCTGAAGTGGAGCAAGGACGACTTCGACTACGTCTACTCCGACCGGGAGCGCGACGGGCTCATCGCCACACGGCAGGAGAGCGGCAGCAAGAAGCAGCCGGAGGTGCAGCGCTTCAAGGGGCTCGGCGAGATGAACGCCGACGAGCTCTGGGAGACCACCATGAATCCCGAGAAGCGCATCCTCCTGCAGGTCACGCTCGACGACGCGGCCCAGGCCGACGAGCTGTTCAGCGTGCTGATGGGTGAAGACGTCGAGAGCCGGCGCGAGTTCATCCAGCGCAACGCCAAGGACGTCCGCTTCCTCGACATCTGA
- a CDS encoding DLW-39 family protein, giving the protein MKRAAATGAAAKAAFVVAVISAAGLAIGRRVRAAQAEAAMWREATREPDLR; this is encoded by the coding sequence ATGAAGCGAGCCGCCGCCACCGGAGCCGCCGCGAAAGCGGCCTTCGTCGTCGCTGTCATCTCCGCCGCCGGGCTCGCGATCGGCCGGCGGGTGCGGGCCGCCCAGGCCGAGGCCGCGATGTGGCGCGAGGCCACCCGCGAGCCCGACCTGCGCTAG
- a CDS encoding DciA family protein, giving the protein MPRDDDELTGVGAAGETAGPGATGEAIGPDPSGAASTGADIARDALARARANRPLPEQRRRRRVRRAEQRSGARPDDRDPKPFGAAVRELLRDRGWDDTMSVATVMGRWEALVGPDVAAHCRPERLDEGTLVLVAESTAWATQLRLLSRSIVERLAREVGPNLVRQVRVKGPATPDWRHGPRRVTGGRGPRDTYG; this is encoded by the coding sequence GTGCCACGTGACGACGACGAGCTCACCGGCGTGGGCGCTGCCGGTGAGACCGCCGGTCCGGGCGCCACCGGGGAGGCGATCGGTCCGGATCCTTCCGGTGCGGCCAGCACCGGCGCGGACATCGCCCGCGACGCGCTTGCCCGGGCGCGGGCCAATCGACCGTTGCCCGAGCAGCGGCGGCGGCGCCGGGTCCGGCGGGCCGAGCAGCGCAGCGGCGCGCGACCCGACGACCGCGATCCCAAGCCCTTCGGCGCGGCGGTGCGAGAACTGCTGCGTGACCGGGGCTGGGACGACACGATGTCGGTCGCCACCGTCATGGGCCGGTGGGAGGCGCTGGTCGGCCCCGATGTCGCAGCCCACTGTCGACCCGAGCGGCTCGACGAGGGAACGCTGGTGCTCGTTGCCGAGTCGACGGCGTGGGCCACGCAGCTGCGGCTGCTGTCCAGGTCGATCGTGGAGCGGCTCGCCCGCGAGGTCGGTCCGAACCTGGTGCGCCAGGTCCGGGTCAAGGGGCCGGCGACGCCTGACTGGCGGCACGGACCTCGACGGGTGACCGGTGGTCGGGGGCCGCGAGACACCTATGGCTAG
- a CDS encoding DUF3566 domain-containing protein, with protein sequence MSSPGPTTTSALRRGPRRARLTVKRVDPWSVLKVTFVFSLAMLIVGVVAVIVLYVILGGMGVFDSISSFLQDVSPGSHTVRDYAPLSKVVGGAVVIGIVNVVLVTALSTLGAFIYNLCADLVGGVEVTLTERE encoded by the coding sequence GTGTCGAGCCCGGGCCCGACGACAACAAGTGCTCTGCGCCGCGGCCCGCGCCGGGCGCGGCTCACCGTCAAGCGGGTCGACCCGTGGTCGGTGCTGAAGGTGACCTTCGTCTTCTCGCTCGCGATGCTCATCGTCGGCGTCGTCGCGGTCATCGTGCTCTACGTGATCCTCGGCGGCATGGGTGTCTTCGACTCGATCAGCAGCTTCCTGCAGGACGTCAGCCCCGGCAGCCACACGGTCCGCGACTATGCCCCGCTGTCGAAGGTCGTCGGGGGCGCGGTCGTCATCGGCATCGTCAACGTCGTGCTCGTGACCGCCCTGTCGACCCTGGGCGCTTTCATCTACAACCTGTGCGCCGACCTGGTCGGTGGCGTCGAGGTCACCCTGACGGAGCGGGAGTAG
- the dnaA gene encoding chromosomal replication initiator protein DnaA: PLFIYGESGLGKTHLLHAIGHYARSLYPGTRVRYVSSEEFTNEFINSIRDGKADAFRKRYRDMDILLVDDVQFLADKESTQEEFFHTFNTLHNANKQIVISSDRPPKRLTQLEDRLRNRFEWGLLTDVQPPDLETRIAILRKKAAMDRLTAPPDVLEFIASKIQTNIRELEGALIRVTAFANLNRQDVDLALAEVVLKDLIPDASGPEITAATIMVATAAYFGLTLEDLCGSSRSRVLVTARQIAMYLCRELTDLSLPKIGQQFGGRDHTTVMHADRKIRSLMAERRSIFNQVTELTNRIKSQARQG; this comes from the coding sequence CCGCTGTTCATCTACGGCGAGTCCGGTCTGGGCAAGACGCACCTGCTGCATGCGATCGGGCACTATGCCCGCAGCCTCTACCCCGGCACCCGGGTGCGCTACGTGAGCTCCGAGGAGTTCACCAACGAGTTCATCAACTCCATCCGGGACGGCAAGGCGGACGCGTTCCGCAAGCGGTACCGGGACATGGACATCCTGCTCGTCGACGACGTGCAGTTCCTCGCCGACAAGGAGTCGACGCAGGAGGAGTTCTTCCACACCTTCAACACGCTGCACAACGCCAACAAGCAGATCGTGATCAGCTCCGACCGACCGCCCAAGCGGCTGACCCAGCTCGAGGACCGGCTGCGCAACCGCTTCGAGTGGGGTCTCTTGACCGACGTGCAGCCGCCGGACCTGGAGACCCGGATCGCGATCCTGCGCAAGAAGGCCGCCATGGACCGGCTCACCGCGCCGCCGGACGTGCTCGAGTTCATCGCCTCGAAGATCCAGACCAACATCCGCGAGCTCGAGGGCGCCCTCATCCGGGTCACGGCCTTCGCGAACCTCAACCGCCAGGACGTCGACCTGGCGCTGGCCGAGGTCGTGCTCAAGGACCTCATTCCCGACGCCAGCGGTCCGGAGATCACCGCCGCGACCATCATGGTGGCCACCGCGGCCTACTTCGGCCTGACGCTCGAGGACCTCTGCGGCTCTTCCCGGAGCCGGGTGCTGGTGACGGCACGGCAGATCGCGATGTACCTGTGCCGCGAGCTCACGGATCTGTCGCTGCCGAAGATCGGGCAGCAGTTCGGCGGCCGCGATCACACCACGGTCATGCACGCCGACCGCAAGATCCGATCACTGATGGCTGAACGCCGGTCGATCTTCAACCAGGTGACCGAGCTCACCAACCGCATCAAGTCCCAGGCACGTCAAGGATGA